From the genome of Hymenobacter gelipurpurascens:
CGTGTCCCGGACGGCACCTTCATCGTCCAGACGCACCTTCACCACCGACCGGACGCGGTTGCGCACCAGCAAATTGCGGGCAATAGAATCAGGCTCTACTCTTATTGGCCCGCTCAGATCAACCTCCACCTTATCAACACTTTGGGCGCAGCCTTTCTGCGCCATAAACAAGCTTGTTGCTACCAGAACACTGGTAAATACACCTAAAGCACGCATAAGAATATCGGGTTAATACAGCCCAATATACCAGAGAAAACGCCGAATAAAAGCGCAGGCTAAAGGCAGCAATAGTGGCTTCTAGGCCATCTTGTTTCAGAACGGAGTGGCCTAGCACGCTGCCCGTTTTGTTTTAGGCACAGCGCCGGTCGGCAGGACTTTCTACTCAAAGGCATTACTAGTCAGCAGCTTACTATAGGTCTGCAGCATACGTTTGGCGGCTCCGCAAATAGTTGCCAGATTGCTACGTATGCCTGAACTAAACATCGACGATTTGCGGATAGAAGTGGTCCGCAAAAACATCCGGACGCTCCGCCTGACGGTATACGCCCAGGGAGGCCGCGTGCGAGTAGCGGCTCCGTTGCGCACCTCCGATGATGCCATTCGGGAGATGGTAGCAGCCCGCCGCGCCTGGATTGAGAAACACCAAACGAAATTTGAGGCCCGCACAAAACCTGCCACTCTGGAATATATATCAGGCGAAACGCACTGGTACCAAGGGCAGGCCTACACTCTGGATGTAACGGTAGCCCCCGGCCGTCCCCGCGTGGAACTGCACGCAGAAGAGCAGCAGCTCCAGCTATTTGTACGCGAAATCAGCACCCAGGAGCAGCGCGCCAAGATTTTGGCGGCGTGGTACCGGGCACGATTGGCAGAACAGCTACCGGGCCTAGTGGCCTACTGGGAGCCGATAATAGGCGTGCGCCTAGATGCCTGGGCCATTAAGCAGATGAAGACCCGCTGGGGCACCTGCAACATTCAGGCGCGACGCATTTGGCTGAACCTGGAGCTAATCAAGAGGCCTAGCCACTGCCTGGAGTACGTGGTAGTGCACGAACTAGTGCACCTGCTGGAACGCTACCACAACGCTCGTTTCTGGGGTTTCATGGACCGCTTCCTCCCCATCTGGCCTGCCGCCCGCCAGGAGCTCAACCAGATTTCGCTAGGCCACTATTCCGCCCCCGATGCCTGCTAAGCAGGCAGCATACTCCCTTCTAGGCTACTCCTTTACAGTGCCAGGATAGCCGTAACGG
Proteins encoded in this window:
- a CDS encoding M48 family metallopeptidase; translated protein: MPELNIDDLRIEVVRKNIRTLRLTVYAQGGRVRVAAPLRTSDDAIREMVAARRAWIEKHQTKFEARTKPATLEYISGETHWYQGQAYTLDVTVAPGRPRVELHAEEQQLQLFVREISTQEQRAKILAAWYRARLAEQLPGLVAYWEPIIGVRLDAWAIKQMKTRWGTCNIQARRIWLNLELIKRPSHCLEYVVVHELVHLLERYHNARFWGFMDRFLPIWPAARQELNQISLGHYSAPDAC